One window of the Quadrisphaera setariae genome contains the following:
- a CDS encoding DUF4259 domain-containing protein, giving the protein MGAWGTGLVEDDIAADWVDELEDAAVIRRAPLVRAALERAADRGRPLDAPEAVEALAAALVVAWAVDRVDVPAEHHALARSLAEAAPGVVPLAMAACDRITSSEDEEWWERWADAGLVDEALAAVRAARDALAG; this is encoded by the coding sequence GTGGGCGCCTGGGGGACGGGACTCGTCGAGGACGACATCGCCGCGGACTGGGTGGACGAGCTGGAGGACGCCGCGGTGATCCGTCGAGCGCCGCTCGTCCGCGCTGCACTGGAACGAGCTGCAGACCGCGGTCGGCCGCTGGACGCTCCCGAGGCGGTGGAGGCGCTGGCCGCGGCGCTCGTGGTGGCGTGGGCGGTGGACCGGGTCGACGTCCCCGCCGAGCACCACGCGCTCGCGCGGTCGCTGGCAGAGGCAGCGCCAGGGGTCGTCCCGCTGGCCATGGCGGCGTGCGACCGCATCACCTCCTCCGAGGACGAGGAGTGGTGGGAGCGCTGGGCGGACGCCGGCCTCGTGGACGAGGCACTCGCCGCCGTGCGCGCCGCGAGGGACGCCCTCGCCGGCTGA
- a CDS encoding bifunctional methylenetetrahydrofolate dehydrogenase/methenyltetrahydrofolate cyclohydrolase, producing MTATVLDPSPVAAGFRDQVRADVRRLAVQGRSLRVVGLISQEKGPAATYARYAQRGFEDVGIDFELRRTTSEQAEATVAGANTDPDVDGVFLYYPLTDRTGDRWLRELVDPRKDVEGMHSFWGRLLYENQRFVDPERRFRAILPCTPLAVLKLLQAAGLRSDRENAPLEGVTACVINRSDVVGRPLAAMLANDGARVHSLDLTGPLVFEPAIGRHSHDVRDSEVDRRTALADADVVISAVPSRDFELVRGDELKAGAICVDVAEFTNFDASAHERAGVFVPRVGPLTIAMAARNLVRLASAQQRQA from the coding sequence ATGACCGCGACGGTGCTCGACCCCTCCCCGGTCGCCGCGGGGTTCCGCGACCAGGTCCGCGCTGACGTGCGGCGCCTCGCCGTGCAAGGCCGGTCGCTGCGCGTGGTCGGGCTGATCAGCCAGGAGAAGGGGCCGGCCGCCACCTACGCGCGGTACGCCCAGCGGGGCTTCGAGGACGTCGGCATCGACTTCGAGCTGCGGCGGACCACGTCCGAGCAGGCGGAGGCCACTGTCGCTGGGGCGAACACGGACCCCGACGTCGACGGCGTCTTCCTCTACTACCCGCTGACCGACCGCACCGGGGACCGGTGGCTGCGCGAGCTGGTGGACCCGCGCAAGGACGTCGAGGGCATGCACTCGTTCTGGGGGCGGTTGCTCTACGAGAACCAGCGCTTCGTGGACCCCGAGCGCCGGTTCCGGGCGATCCTGCCGTGCACGCCGCTGGCCGTGCTCAAGCTGCTGCAGGCGGCGGGCCTGCGCAGCGACCGGGAGAACGCCCCGCTGGAGGGCGTCACCGCGTGCGTCATCAACCGCAGCGACGTCGTGGGCCGCCCCCTGGCGGCGATGCTCGCCAACGACGGCGCCCGCGTGCACTCCCTGGACCTCACGGGTCCGCTGGTGTTCGAGCCGGCCATCGGCCGCCACTCCCACGACGTGCGCGACTCCGAGGTCGACCGGCGCACCGCGCTGGCAGACGCCGACGTCGTCATCTCGGCGGTGCCCTCGCGCGACTTCGAGCTCGTCCGCGGCGATGAGCTGAAGGCGGGGGCGATCTGCGTGGACGTCGCGGAGTTCACCAACTTCGACGCCTCCGCGCACGAGCGGGCTGGCGTCTTCGTGCCGCGGGTGGGCCCGCTGACCATCGCCATGGCGGCGCGCAACCTCGTGCGGCTGGCGTCCGCGCAGCAGCGACAGGCGTAG